One genomic segment of Actinopolymorpha sp. NPDC004070 includes these proteins:
- a CDS encoding methyltransferase domain-containing protein, translated as MNDSIGEYLVSARSFAEYAAFFDLGPDDLRGSVLDCPGGGASFTATAARRGADAMAADPAYADPPAEVAARVQAELERGSAWVTARTSRYEWGFHRDPETLTRGRAESARLFAADITAHPERYRAAALPNLPFADEAFDLVLSSHFLFTYADRLDRDFHLAALRELRRVARGQVRVFPLVDQAGGRLDGLVDDLVRTVAADGVPAELRRVAYEFQRGADTMLVLHPRVQGVPWP; from the coding sequence GTGAACGACAGCATCGGGGAGTACCTCGTCAGCGCCCGGTCCTTCGCGGAGTACGCCGCGTTCTTCGACCTCGGCCCGGACGACCTGCGGGGCTCGGTCCTGGACTGCCCCGGAGGTGGGGCGAGCTTCACCGCGACCGCGGCGAGAAGGGGCGCCGACGCGATGGCGGCGGACCCGGCGTATGCCGACCCTCCGGCCGAGGTCGCCGCCCGGGTCCAAGCCGAGCTCGAGCGCGGCAGCGCGTGGGTGACGGCCCGCACCAGCAGGTACGAGTGGGGATTTCACCGCGACCCGGAGACGCTGACCCGCGGCCGCGCCGAGTCCGCGCGGCTGTTCGCCGCCGACATCACCGCCCACCCCGAGCGCTACCGGGCAGCGGCGCTACCGAACCTGCCGTTCGCCGACGAGGCGTTCGACCTGGTTCTCTCCTCGCACTTCCTGTTCACCTACGCCGACCGGCTCGACCGCGACTTCCATCTCGCCGCGTTGCGGGAGCTACGCCGGGTCGCCCGCGGGCAGGTGCGGGTCTTCCCGCTGGTCGACCAGGCCGGCGGCCGGCTCGACGGCCTGGTCGACGATCTCGTCCGCACGGTCGCCGCGGACGGAGTGCCGGCAGAGCTCCGGCGGGTGGCGTACGAGTTCCAGCGCGGCGCGGACACCATGCTCGTCCTGCACCCGAGGGTCCAGGGCGTGCCCTGGCCCTAA
- a CDS encoding DUF222 domain-containing protein: MSSSEWGAWTGGGAADRILAALDSVDPFLDEAWVVSKGSLTAEECGLVLARARAKKARFEALELALVRQGEACDIGKLTGSPNATVYLRTAQRYAQSEASATVGLARVLDKEARLTGEALAAGVVSARQAGVIAEAIKKLPEYVGADERDRGEEFLIEAARTHNPDELRRLGESLLERIAPEEAERLLGEELERKDRKAEQKRSLRYVPNGIPQSESVRITLPVWEMELLRKIIEPLAEPNKGPEPDLRSIQQRRGDAFAEALGLLAAASTAPVRGGRPPQVTVTIPIDTLLKGTGAGTIDDTATPIRPRPCTCPCTDPKYGTAAKTNTTRTAKHAAQTGAAGEPTSQEAAGQDEGPGSQAGKPKRPSPDTGSPTDGIPPPREPGQPPQPNTEPGAAGPEAAIDPHDGCPKCGGGGSARYLGSDGKPISAATVRRLACEADLIPVVLAGDGHVLDLGRSDRFFKEHQRRALAIRDGSHCHFPGCNIPEPRCITHHMTAWDNGGPTDLNNGVLLCRYHHVTVHHKGWQVRMGAQGHPEYVPPEWVDRQQRILRP, encoded by the coding sequence ATGTCTTCGAGTGAGTGGGGTGCCTGGACCGGTGGCGGTGCCGCCGATCGGATCCTTGCTGCGCTCGACTCGGTGGACCCGTTCCTGGATGAGGCGTGGGTGGTTTCGAAGGGCTCGTTGACTGCGGAGGAGTGCGGGTTGGTGCTCGCCAGGGCGCGGGCGAAGAAGGCCCGCTTCGAAGCACTGGAGTTGGCCCTGGTCCGCCAGGGCGAAGCCTGTGACATCGGGAAGCTGACCGGCTCGCCGAACGCCACGGTCTACCTGCGCACCGCGCAGCGGTACGCACAAAGCGAAGCGTCCGCCACCGTGGGGCTCGCCCGGGTCCTGGACAAGGAGGCCCGGCTGACCGGTGAGGCGCTGGCGGCGGGGGTGGTGTCGGCCCGGCAGGCCGGTGTGATCGCCGAGGCGATCAAGAAACTCCCCGAATACGTCGGTGCCGATGAACGTGACCGGGGTGAGGAGTTCCTGATCGAGGCCGCCCGGACCCACAACCCCGACGAGCTCCGAAGGCTGGGCGAGTCCCTGCTGGAACGGATCGCCCCCGAAGAGGCCGAGCGGCTGCTGGGAGAGGAACTGGAGCGTAAGGACCGCAAGGCCGAACAGAAACGCTCCCTTCGCTACGTCCCCAACGGGATCCCCCAGTCGGAGTCGGTGCGGATCACGCTGCCGGTGTGGGAGATGGAACTGCTCCGCAAGATCATCGAACCCCTCGCCGAACCCAACAAAGGACCGGAGCCGGATCTGCGTTCGATCCAGCAGCGGCGCGGGGACGCGTTCGCCGAGGCGCTCGGCCTGCTCGCCGCCGCCTCCACCGCACCCGTCCGCGGCGGCAGACCACCCCAGGTCACGGTCACCATCCCCATCGACACCCTCCTCAAAGGCACAGGTGCGGGAACCATCGACGACACCGCCACCCCCATCCGCCCCAGACCCTGCACCTGCCCCTGCACCGACCCCAAATACGGAACCGCCGCCAAGACCAACACCACCAGGACCGCCAAGCACGCCGCGCAGACCGGTGCCGCGGGCGAACCGACGTCGCAGGAGGCGGCAGGCCAAGACGAAGGCCCGGGATCCCAAGCAGGTAAGCCGAAACGGCCATCACCCGACACCGGATCCCCGACGGACGGGATACCACCACCGCGGGAACCCGGCCAACCCCCACAGCCGAACACCGAACCCGGTGCGGCCGGGCCGGAGGCTGCCATCGACCCGCACGACGGGTGCCCGAAATGCGGAGGCGGCGGATCAGCCCGCTACCTCGGCAGCGACGGCAAACCCATCTCCGCCGCCACCGTGCGACGGCTGGCGTGCGAGGCCGACCTCATCCCCGTCGTCCTCGCAGGCGACGGGCACGTCCTCGACCTCGGCCGCTCCGACCGCTTCTTCAAAGAACACCAGCGGCGAGCGCTGGCCATCCGCGACGGCAGCCACTGCCACTTCCCCGGCTGCAACATCCCCGAACCACGCTGCATAACCCACCACATGACCGCCTGGGACAACGGCGGCCCGACAGACCTGAACAACGGCGTACTCCTGTGCCGCTACCACCACGTCACCGTCCACCACAAAGGATGGCAAGTCCGCATGGGCGCCCAAGGCCACCCCGAATACGTCCCCCCGGAGTGGGTGGATCGACAGCAGAGAATCCTCCGGCCCTGA
- a CDS encoding glyoxalase superfamily protein, producing MDWKLELVAVPVSDVDKAKAFYVDQVGFDADHDHEVSEEIRFVQLTPPGSACSIALGRGVTEAEPGSVEGLQLVVSDIHAAHAELSGRGVDVSEVQEFPWGSFVFFADPDGNRWAVQQPPNRG from the coding sequence ATGGACTGGAAGCTCGAACTCGTCGCCGTCCCGGTGTCCGACGTCGACAAGGCCAAGGCGTTCTACGTCGACCAGGTCGGTTTCGACGCCGACCACGACCACGAGGTCAGCGAGGAGATCCGGTTCGTCCAGCTCACCCCGCCGGGGTCGGCATGCTCGATCGCTCTCGGCCGCGGGGTCACCGAGGCCGAGCCCGGCTCGGTCGAGGGGCTGCAACTCGTGGTGTCCGACATCCACGCCGCGCACGCGGAGCTCAGCGGGCGCGGCGTGGACGTCAGCGAGGTGCAGGAGTTCCCCTGGGGCTCGTTCGTCTTCTTCGCCGACCCCGACGGCAACCGGTGGGCGGTCCAGCAACCCCCCAACCGCGGTTAG
- a CDS encoding SRPBCC domain-containing protein, giving the protein MTNTTTDATTTTQVYRVYIKATPEAIWDAITKPEWTERYGYTGLVEYDLRPGGAYKVRPTAEFRAGAEANGHPVPDVIIDGEVQEADPPRRLVTTFRMLMDPSLAKEPVTRVTHEIKEIGDGVCRLTLIHELDGAPGLASLVGGRLEDHGAGGGHAWVLSELKSLLETGKSFAEGR; this is encoded by the coding sequence ATGACGAACACGACGACCGACGCGACGACCACCACCCAGGTCTACCGGGTCTACATCAAGGCGACTCCGGAGGCGATCTGGGACGCGATCACCAAGCCGGAGTGGACCGAACGCTACGGCTACACCGGGCTCGTGGAGTACGACCTTCGCCCCGGCGGTGCCTACAAGGTGCGGCCCACCGCGGAGTTCCGGGCCGGCGCCGAGGCGAACGGCCATCCCGTCCCGGACGTGATCATCGACGGCGAGGTGCAGGAGGCCGACCCGCCGCGCCGGCTGGTGACGACGTTCCGGATGCTGATGGACCCCTCGCTGGCCAAGGAGCCGGTCACCCGGGTCACCCACGAGATCAAGGAGATCGGCGACGGAGTGTGCCGGCTGACCCTCATCCACGAACTCGACGGCGCGCCCGGCCTCGCCTCCCTGGTGGGCGGCCGGCTCGAGGACCACGGCGCCGGTGGGGGACACGCCTGGGTGCTCAGCGAGCTGAAGAGTCTGCTGGAGACGGGGAAGTCGTTCGCCGAAGGGCGGTGA
- a CDS encoding MFS transporter: MTATGRSAATESNPGEANSSDSTRGSGDGARPETGPDGTENDTEPGEDPADRRPGWIRARPLAATRASYAALYAVDGAMLPFFSVFLAFVHGLDTAQIGVVLAVSSAAAVIAPPVLTVTADRYGRAETLFVFVLAASAIALSVFAFVGGYWWVVFVYAAFSLAREPTRPLLDGIFFASQRHIRALAAVSYHQVRIWGTVGYMVPGVLLYFVLTDRHSLWVLPLVAAGLAILGVAVAAMLPTGPLAGAPGARIGNPAREESGEPEPPRETVTLAGVARAAGALLRVPSTAVFVVAMFWLQVAVTAYSTFYPLMATEVVGLSPRWLGLVTNLGVLVEIAYMAAFGWLVRRLGWRRLMVLGAATATVRVALLAAFPTIGVVVGTQVAHGMIIIVSMVAGRVILDRRAPDAIRHTTQGLYAMLVLGGGRIVGSAFGGLVASHDLSRVFWAAALAALVAMLGLAWSLRDERPVAADGSSL, encoded by the coding sequence GTGACCGCGACCGGACGAAGTGCGGCAACGGAATCCAACCCCGGCGAAGCGAACAGCAGCGACTCGACCAGAGGGAGCGGTGACGGCGCCCGGCCGGAGACTGGTCCGGACGGTACGGAAAACGACACCGAACCCGGCGAGGATCCCGCGGATCGGCGGCCCGGCTGGATCCGTGCACGGCCACTTGCGGCCACCAGGGCGAGCTACGCCGCGTTGTACGCGGTGGACGGCGCGATGCTGCCGTTCTTCTCGGTGTTCCTCGCGTTCGTGCACGGGCTGGACACCGCCCAGATCGGCGTGGTGCTGGCGGTGTCCAGCGCGGCGGCGGTGATCGCGCCGCCGGTGCTCACGGTGACGGCCGACCGCTACGGCCGGGCGGAGACGCTGTTCGTGTTCGTCCTGGCGGCGTCGGCGATCGCGCTGTCGGTGTTCGCGTTCGTCGGTGGGTACTGGTGGGTGGTGTTCGTGTACGCCGCGTTCAGCCTGGCGCGCGAACCCACCCGGCCACTTCTGGACGGCATCTTCTTCGCCTCCCAGCGCCACATCCGGGCACTGGCCGCGGTGAGCTACCACCAGGTGCGCATCTGGGGAACCGTCGGCTACATGGTGCCCGGCGTGTTGCTGTACTTCGTGCTCACCGACCGGCACTCGCTGTGGGTGCTGCCGCTGGTGGCTGCCGGCCTCGCGATCCTCGGTGTCGCCGTGGCGGCGATGCTGCCGACGGGGCCGCTGGCCGGCGCACCGGGCGCGCGGATCGGAAACCCGGCGCGCGAGGAGTCCGGTGAACCCGAGCCACCTCGCGAAACCGTGACGCTGGCCGGAGTGGCGCGGGCCGCGGGCGCGCTGCTCCGGGTGCCGAGCACCGCGGTGTTCGTGGTCGCGATGTTCTGGTTGCAGGTGGCGGTCACGGCGTACTCCACCTTCTATCCGCTGATGGCCACCGAGGTGGTCGGCCTGTCACCGCGCTGGCTCGGGCTGGTCACCAACCTCGGCGTCCTGGTCGAGATCGCCTACATGGCCGCGTTCGGCTGGCTGGTGCGCCGACTGGGCTGGCGTCGGCTGATGGTGCTCGGTGCGGCGACGGCCACGGTCCGGGTGGCACTGCTCGCGGCGTTCCCCACCATCGGTGTCGTCGTCGGTACGCAGGTCGCGCACGGCATGATCATCATCGTGTCGATGGTCGCCGGGCGGGTGATCCTGGACCGGCGCGCACCGGACGCCATCCGGCACACCACGCAGGGGCTGTACGCGATGCTCGTCCTCGGCGGCGGCCGGATCGTCGGCAGCGCGTTCGGCGGGCTGGTCGCGAGCCACGACCTGTCGCGGGTGTTCTGGGCAGCCGCGCTGGCGGCGCTGGTGGCCATGCTCGGGCTCGCCTGGAGTCTGCGGGATGAACGCCCGGTCGCGGCCGACGGCTCGTCCTTGTAA
- a CDS encoding FAD-dependent monooxygenase: protein MQQIGEHALVLGAGMSGLLAARVLTEAYERVTLLDRDPIHGDAAPRRGVPQGRHAHVLLARGGEIIEDLFPGITGELVADGAVVSHPLADFRFCAGGHTLRQVPIGATMLQSTRPFLESHLRDRVLTLPGLTPAGGRDVVGLSIADDRRRVTGVRVVRGRDASTEETLAADLVVDATGRAGRTPVWLQVLGLPRPREEEFVVSVGYASRLMRLPRDYAEREKAIAVGPVPDRPRGLALLEVEGGQHIVTLAGFEGRHHPPADHDGFVEFAASVSPPDVLSAIRRAEPLGEIATYRYQSSVRRHYEELPNLPDGLLVTGDALCSFNPIYGQGMTLAAMQASTLRNSLAQGLPGLTLRFFRAASRAVDDPWDLGVGADLALPQFRDRRTLSTRLTSAYTRQVQAAGAIDDQVARQFVRVTHLLDPPDQLLRPGLAWRVLRARTAHLARRVPRLSAPGR, encoded by the coding sequence ATGCAGCAGATCGGTGAGCACGCACTGGTTCTCGGCGCCGGGATGTCCGGTCTGCTGGCGGCCCGGGTTCTGACGGAGGCGTACGAACGTGTGACCCTCCTCGACCGCGACCCCATCCATGGCGACGCGGCACCACGCCGCGGTGTGCCACAGGGACGGCACGCCCATGTTCTCCTCGCGCGGGGAGGAGAGATCATCGAGGACCTGTTCCCGGGCATCACGGGTGAGCTCGTCGCCGACGGCGCGGTCGTCTCCCATCCCCTGGCCGACTTCAGGTTCTGCGCCGGGGGCCACACGCTCCGGCAGGTCCCGATCGGCGCGACCATGCTGCAGAGCACCCGTCCGTTCCTGGAGAGCCACCTACGGGATCGGGTCCTCACGCTGCCGGGGCTCACGCCGGCCGGCGGGCGTGACGTGGTGGGGCTGAGTATCGCCGACGACCGCCGCCGCGTCACCGGCGTTCGCGTCGTACGCGGACGAGACGCGAGCACCGAGGAGACCCTGGCGGCGGATCTCGTCGTCGACGCCACCGGGAGGGCCGGTCGTACTCCCGTGTGGTTGCAGGTACTCGGCCTTCCTCGCCCGCGGGAGGAGGAGTTCGTGGTGAGCGTCGGGTACGCCAGCCGGCTCATGCGCCTTCCTCGTGACTACGCCGAACGCGAGAAGGCGATCGCCGTCGGCCCGGTCCCCGACCGGCCGCGAGGACTGGCACTGCTCGAGGTCGAGGGCGGGCAGCACATCGTCACGCTCGCCGGTTTCGAGGGGAGGCACCATCCACCGGCCGACCACGACGGCTTCGTCGAGTTCGCCGCATCGGTGTCACCGCCGGACGTGCTGTCCGCGATCCGGCGCGCCGAGCCGCTCGGCGAGATCGCCACCTACCGCTACCAGTCCTCCGTACGCCGGCACTACGAGGAGCTGCCCAACCTGCCCGACGGTTTGCTGGTCACCGGAGATGCGCTGTGCAGTTTCAACCCCATCTACGGCCAGGGCATGACTCTCGCCGCGATGCAGGCGTCGACGTTGCGAAACTCCCTGGCGCAGGGCCTGCCCGGCCTCACCCTCCGCTTCTTCCGGGCCGCCTCCCGAGCCGTCGACGACCCGTGGGACCTCGGGGTCGGGGCGGACCTCGCCCTTCCGCAGTTCAGGGATCGGCGAACATTGTCGACCCGGCTGACCAGCGCCTACACGCGCCAGGTGCAGGCGGCCGGTGCGATCGACGACCAGGTGGCGCGGCAGTTCGTACGGGTCACGCACCTGCTCGACCCACCGGACCAGCTGCTGCGTCCCGGCCTCGCCTGGCGCGTGCTTCGAGCCCGGACGGCACACCTGGCCCGACGGGTCCCGCGACTCAGCGCGCCCGGACGGTGA
- a CDS encoding (deoxy)nucleoside triphosphate pyrophosphohydrolase, protein MSGLTVVVGAAIVRDGLLLAQQRAYPEAAAGRWELPGGRVEPGESEAAAVVRECQEELGVDVAVHDRIGADVPLPGGDLVLHIHAATLTDPGAEPVAREHRALRWIPAADLNDLNWLEADRILLPDLHALLAGPEH, encoded by the coding sequence GTGTCGGGACTCACCGTCGTCGTCGGCGCCGCCATCGTGCGCGACGGCCTTCTGCTCGCCCAGCAGCGCGCCTACCCCGAGGCGGCCGCCGGTCGCTGGGAACTCCCGGGGGGCCGGGTGGAGCCGGGCGAGTCCGAGGCCGCCGCGGTCGTACGCGAGTGCCAGGAGGAACTCGGTGTCGACGTGGCCGTGCACGACCGGATCGGAGCGGACGTTCCGCTGCCGGGCGGAGACCTCGTGCTGCACATTCACGCCGCGACCCTCACCGATCCGGGTGCCGAACCGGTCGCGCGCGAGCACCGGGCGCTGCGCTGGATTCCCGCCGCCGACCTCAACGACCTGAACTGGCTCGAGGCGGACCGCATCCTGCTTCCCGACCTGCACGCGCTCCTCGCCGGTCCGGAACACTGA
- a CDS encoding NAD-dependent epimerase/dehydratase family protein: MRVVVIGSSGHIGSYLVPALVDAGHDVVAVSRGQSTPYRRASVWQRVEQVVADRHAEDAAGTFGKRIADLNADVVIDLICFEPSAARQLAEALRDRVQHLLHCGTVWVHGPSVEVPTTESTPRRPFGDYGVKKAEIEAYLLSEARLGRIPATVLHPGHIVGPGWRPINPAGHLDLEVFADLAAGREVALPNFGLETLHHVHADDVARSFVAALEHRNPSVGEAFHVVSPAAVTLRGYAEAVAGWYGREADLRFAPYDEWKTSVSADAAQATWDHIAHSPNCSVAKAAALLDWQPRHTSLEAVYEALSWLGARGEVPSPE; this comes from the coding sequence ATGCGCGTCGTCGTCATCGGCTCCAGCGGCCACATCGGCTCCTACCTCGTACCCGCCCTGGTCGACGCCGGGCACGACGTCGTGGCGGTCAGCCGCGGGCAGAGCACTCCCTACCGTCGCGCGTCGGTGTGGCAGCGGGTGGAACAGGTGGTGGCCGACCGGCACGCCGAGGACGCGGCCGGTACGTTCGGCAAGCGGATCGCCGACCTGAACGCCGACGTGGTGATCGACCTGATCTGCTTCGAACCGTCGGCGGCCCGGCAGTTGGCCGAGGCGCTGCGTGACCGGGTTCAGCACCTGCTGCACTGCGGCACGGTCTGGGTGCACGGCCCGAGTGTCGAGGTGCCCACGACCGAGAGCACCCCGCGCCGTCCGTTCGGCGACTACGGGGTGAAGAAGGCCGAGATCGAGGCGTACCTGCTGAGTGAGGCCCGGCTGGGCCGGATCCCGGCGACCGTGCTGCACCCCGGGCACATCGTCGGACCGGGCTGGCGGCCGATCAACCCGGCCGGCCACCTCGACCTGGAGGTGTTCGCCGACCTCGCCGCCGGCCGGGAGGTGGCGTTGCCCAACTTCGGCCTGGAGACCCTGCACCACGTGCACGCCGACGACGTGGCGCGGTCCTTCGTGGCGGCGCTGGAACACCGCAACCCGTCCGTGGGTGAGGCCTTCCACGTCGTCTCCCCGGCCGCGGTGACGTTGCGGGGTTACGCGGAGGCGGTGGCCGGGTGGTACGGCCGGGAGGCCGACCTGCGTTTCGCGCCGTACGACGAGTGGAAGACCAGCGTCTCGGCCGACGCCGCCCAGGCCACCTGGGACCACATCGCGCACAGCCCGAACTGCTCGGTCGCCAAGGCCGCCGCCCTACTGGACTGGCAGCCGCGGCACACCTCGCTGGAGGCGGTGTACGAGGCGCTGTCCTGGCTCGGCGCGCGCGGTGAGGTTCCGTCACCCGAGTAG
- a CDS encoding phytanoyl-CoA dioxygenase family protein, with the protein MNDQDRYLFDLQGYLTIPDAIPADLLQRLNAQLDEMAEREAEPDMRTHRFGDLLGRDAAFRTLMDLPPVVDVLDDVLGSDFRLDHTYADIIRSGDGPIGTVLHGGAVPFRASEYYTVTPDGRIRSGLVAVGFNLKDVGPDDGGFACVPGSHKSAFPFPNDWKQLANQHPCVRRVTGPAGTAVVFTEALVHGTLPWRGADERRTAFYKYSPAAVSWSAGYYDADDYPDLTERQRAMLEAPNARYGGRLKARA; encoded by the coding sequence GTGAACGACCAGGACCGTTACCTGTTCGACCTGCAGGGCTACCTCACGATTCCCGACGCCATCCCGGCCGACCTGCTGCAACGCCTGAACGCCCAGCTCGACGAGATGGCCGAGCGGGAGGCCGAGCCGGACATGCGTACCCACAGGTTCGGTGATCTGCTGGGACGCGACGCGGCGTTCCGGACCCTCATGGACCTGCCGCCGGTGGTGGACGTGCTCGACGACGTGCTCGGGTCCGACTTCCGCCTCGACCACACCTACGCCGACATCATCCGGTCCGGAGACGGCCCGATCGGCACGGTCCTGCACGGCGGTGCGGTGCCGTTCCGTGCGTCGGAGTACTACACCGTCACCCCCGACGGCCGGATCCGCAGCGGTCTGGTCGCGGTGGGCTTCAACCTCAAGGACGTCGGGCCAGACGACGGCGGCTTCGCCTGCGTGCCCGGCAGCCACAAGAGCGCGTTCCCGTTCCCGAACGACTGGAAGCAGCTCGCCAACCAGCACCCCTGCGTACGCCGGGTCACCGGGCCGGCCGGTACGGCCGTCGTCTTCACCGAGGCGCTCGTGCACGGGACGCTGCCCTGGCGCGGGGCGGACGAGCGGCGGACGGCGTTCTACAAGTACAGCCCGGCGGCGGTGTCGTGGTCTGCGGGCTACTACGACGCCGACGACTACCCCGACCTCACCGAGCGGCAGCGCGCGATGTTGGAGGCGCCGAACGCGCGGTACGGCGGGCGGCTGAAGGCCCGGGCCTGA
- a CDS encoding metalloregulator ArsR/SmtB family transcription factor codes for MTEDEVFKALADPTRRFLLDLLFTRDGRTLTELESELEMTRFGVMKHLRILEAANLVVTRRSGREKLHFLNPVPIRLIHDRWIDKYTERQVAALADLKAQLENPTDGKPAGEEPTDKEERP; via the coding sequence GTGACGGAGGACGAGGTGTTCAAGGCGCTCGCCGACCCGACGCGTCGTTTCCTGCTCGACCTGCTCTTCACGCGTGACGGCCGCACGCTCACCGAGCTGGAGTCGGAGTTGGAGATGACGCGCTTCGGGGTGATGAAGCATCTGCGGATCCTGGAGGCCGCGAACCTCGTCGTCACCCGGCGGTCCGGTCGGGAGAAGTTGCACTTCCTCAATCCCGTACCCATCCGGCTGATCCACGACCGGTGGATCGACAAGTACACCGAGCGCCAGGTCGCCGCGCTCGCCGACCTCAAAGCGCAGCTCGAGAACCCCACGGACGGCAAGCCCGCGGGCGAAGAACCCACAGACAAGGAAGAACGTCCATGA
- the aceB gene encoding malate synthase A — translation MDVRQGGTATQGEAGKVEVSGEVDGRGREILTDEALAFVAELQTRFGPRREELLALRSERRAQVARTGRLDFLRETRHIRDEPSWRVNLAPRDLVDRRVEITGPTDPKMAVNALNSGAQAWLADLEDANTPHWHNVVTGQVVLADAVRRRLAYTSPDGKDYRLGDGRLATIVVRPRGWHLTERHVTVDGRPVAAALLDFGLYFFHNAHELLGRGSGPYFYLPKLESHLEARLWAEVFAYAEQRLGIRRGRVRATVLIETIPAAFEMEEILYELRHYAAGLNAGRWDYLFSIIKYFRDAGPDFVLPDRNAVTMTAPFMRAYTDLLVRTCHKRGAFAIGGMAAFVPSRRDPAVNETAFERVKADKEREARDGFDGSWVAHPDLVPLCNEMFDVRLGAHRNQLSQLREDVHVTAEDLLDLASTQGAVTLRGLRNNVAVALRYLTAWLGGTGAVAIFNLMEDAATAEIARSQLWQWIHNRTELDTGEKVTPELVGEVVAEEYERLRIGAGTEAGTGAGDHLDAARKLLERVVLGEEFADFLTVPAYDLI, via the coding sequence GTGGACGTCAGACAGGGCGGAACAGCTACGCAGGGCGAAGCCGGCAAGGTCGAGGTCAGCGGCGAGGTCGACGGGCGTGGTCGGGAGATCCTGACCGACGAGGCCCTCGCGTTCGTCGCCGAACTCCAGACCCGCTTCGGCCCGCGCCGGGAGGAGTTGCTGGCGCTGCGGTCCGAACGCCGCGCGCAGGTGGCCCGGACCGGCCGACTGGACTTCCTGCGCGAGACCAGGCACATCCGGGACGAGCCGTCGTGGCGGGTCAACCTCGCACCGCGCGACCTGGTCGACCGGCGGGTGGAAATCACCGGGCCGACCGATCCGAAGATGGCCGTCAACGCGCTCAACTCCGGTGCCCAGGCCTGGCTCGCCGACCTCGAGGACGCCAACACCCCGCACTGGCACAACGTCGTGACCGGGCAGGTCGTCCTGGCCGACGCGGTACGCCGCCGGCTCGCGTACACCTCACCGGACGGCAAGGACTACCGCCTGGGTGACGGCCGGCTGGCGACCATCGTCGTCCGCCCGCGCGGCTGGCACCTGACTGAGCGGCACGTGACCGTCGACGGCCGACCGGTCGCCGCCGCGCTCCTCGACTTCGGGCTGTACTTCTTCCACAACGCCCACGAACTCCTCGGCCGCGGCAGCGGTCCGTACTTCTATCTCCCCAAGCTGGAAAGCCACCTCGAGGCACGGTTGTGGGCGGAGGTCTTCGCCTACGCCGAGCAACGGCTGGGCATCCGGCGCGGCCGGGTCCGGGCCACCGTGCTGATCGAGACGATCCCGGCAGCGTTCGAGATGGAGGAGATCCTCTACGAGCTGCGGCACTACGCGGCGGGCCTGAACGCCGGTCGCTGGGACTACCTGTTCAGCATCATCAAGTACTTCCGCGACGCCGGGCCCGACTTCGTTCTGCCGGACCGCAACGCGGTGACGATGACCGCGCCGTTCATGCGCGCCTACACCGACCTCCTGGTGCGCACCTGTCACAAGCGCGGCGCGTTCGCCATCGGCGGCATGGCGGCGTTCGTGCCCAGCCGGCGTGACCCGGCGGTGAACGAGACGGCGTTCGAACGCGTGAAGGCCGACAAGGAACGCGAGGCCAGGGACGGTTTCGACGGGTCCTGGGTGGCGCACCCGGACCTGGTGCCGCTGTGCAACGAGATGTTCGACGTACGCCTGGGTGCCCACCGCAACCAGCTGTCCCAGCTGCGGGAGGACGTCCACGTCACCGCCGAGGACCTGCTCGACCTCGCCTCCACCCAGGGCGCGGTCACCCTTCGCGGCCTGCGCAACAACGTCGCGGTGGCACTGCGCTACCTGACCGCCTGGCTCGGCGGCACCGGCGCGGTGGCGATCTTCAACCTGATGGAGGACGCCGCGACCGCTGAGATCGCGCGTTCCCAGCTGTGGCAGTGGATTCACAACCGCACCGAGCTGGACACCGGGGAGAAGGTGACGCCGGAGCTGGTGGGTGAGGTGGTGGCCGAGGAGTACGAACGACTGCGCATCGGGGCCGGCACCGAGGCCGGCACCGGCGCCGGTGACCACCTGGACGCCGCCAGGAAGCTGCTCGAACGCGTCGTGCTCGGCGAGGAGTTCGCCGACTTCCTCACCGTCCCCGCGTACGACCTGATCTGA